Proteins encoded by one window of Nasonia vitripennis strain AsymCx chromosome 5, Nvit_psr_1.1, whole genome shotgun sequence:
- the LOC100123997 gene encoding putative transcription factor capicua isoform X1, translating into MLNADPEKYGSNYQECSYPDTLAHNPSSREMEDSVLRPPVAKKTISDPAVSAKKLPKKRKFIPSELDELENINNSYGSSIITNPNPEPTVMVSSIPMPEPIQKPPAKTNEVYQLLTNPVVTPPQKTAVDYSLREEDFHQKTYNHQPATSIIPTITVNIDLNEWKGHRILASRNNQYYPGVIKNAVDEDLFIMLDSEPEIYKFSNILSSRKFDVISDASPSSTQITVDTKVCFRRPNAMNLSQSETASNVFYIGTISRILLKPTRFVVEMLTKNENYIVKRADLRLIRPPWWDEIEETFEDQKSLSFESNENTSMCNNLESSNPLIQSNKSSQISHVSGDKVKCYYRTTGTSPFMPLMSGIQSTSNLVSNSADPPYDDFESEDDLDKEDIAFTLDGDVKLSGSSKRSSMQSRGSTSSLIEQRSITPRSQAATPRSQAATPHKYKKGDVVVTPSGIRKKFNGKQWRRLCSKDPCTKESQRRGFCSRHLSLKGSGLRGPSGNFSGKIDCEDTSRDSDTSPNYAERRVAGRFDQDETEAANMLVSLGSSRSATPAFSSPTGQASISPCVNNSPVQALGLNQNNVFMPISNPEKNMTSLVSPNISKWKQSPTQTNYLVQYNDQPVIKPEPNRMIFPSKPSPPIINSVTTSIGTSVIRISPVGGRTTNNHQNISLWPERNNAIFKHTIACSSAQENVMILQDVLTSTPNRSINSDLNDSHTLNRSQSPIISTFQDHRMNHEDVIVDSSDNIHPYTGHVNKPSMNVVNQRLQANFLVIKNGPDISAQNKVNQEDVITPQTTDNINSFQPRIYHVDNQHEQSCSPNPVQIKSINICDQLSQHETNPQQESKHGVSEESHRNPSPLSVVVSTISSNKISTSNSIFQQVIVQPAGVPSFNPKGLIITDENKERDNMQSYSWSRSTPEKTISLPPSTLSPPLSAPPVSIALNKKIKENHVPEPLIQQEEEEDDDVFEAEGSLATTNEANATKRRCHSLSALQSKDLQSPTKIKDRIRRPMNAFMIFSKRHRGVVHQRHPNQDNRTVSKILGEWWYALGPEEKQKYHDLASEVKEAHFKAHPDWKWCSKDRRKSSTSLKINEMRGKLNSTGEELEMGAPDDVPLTSKVLDECISTKSIVADDNKSMEVTKSHSQSLQELSKDVDQTEPSLSRDEEKGHLDNSQIVICEDNSCKESLKCKHNLQIDVDNESHEDCRKCFTSSNSRTSMKKEEVTCRPKPIKARLATEDEEALKYSQSTSLKCGNITVLSASYPYSSPVNPTGVSGFQPTGGAFITMPISPKIVQQEPVSNCEKQSTCQHTINNCNCRVGDKKILPSTFTTDSLAKSNISTQATHYLREENTAMCSKQKPKFMLTVLEDPASSVSNIHQSQSYQTVNSNIHCVGQISDGTKKKVDFLQVPSKNNVKPNTVIVNQSLHVLENNHNFSNYRTICHTSPPEDTKKSFNPSPNVTSLYGTVSFNEQNKTSEDKNVLPELSYSNATYNQNFEKAKTKKDSALGTQNDSLDSANENNKGVFTLAPTPAQLGKAPLQKRQSSAVPSSTVSRDTNSANSSQNSDSDMSSCITHSDLQEKQTSVGDALVSPTNSGKKMSFFKKTVEDGMDKVLEQVNFRQKFSSLPEFKPEGINSPSAISLNITTSTSNSTNQQNYRRNPLLTPIRFSVHNKEESDSSVSITPNTTSSIKLTGNTFFGPDFNIEEYQAHPDLVINDSENSPHTPKTPSSAVINVGKETERGHRKVLEQRRQLVMQLFQEHGYFPSTQATSAFQAKHTDVFPTKTTLQLKIREVRQKLKANSTPISANNLISPQPVCEGTSNNNNSNSPNVSSAIGVSFSPPINTSGS; encoded by the exons ATGTTAAATGCGGATCCAGAAAAATATGGGAGCAACTACCAGGAGTGTAGCTATCCCGATACGCTAGCTCACAATCCATCTTCGAGAGAAATGGAGGATTCGGTACTACGACCTCCTGTCGCTAAGAAGACCATCTCCGATCCGGCTGTGAGCGCGAAAAAATTACCGAAGAAGCGCAAGTTCATACCATCGGAACTTGACGAGCTAGAAAACATCAACAATAGCTATGGAAGTTCAATTATTACAAATCCAAACCCTGAGCCCACAGTCATGGTGTCATCCATTCCGATGCCAGAGCCAATACAAAAGCCACCTGCTAAGACGAATGAAGTCTACCAG TTACTTACAAATCCTGTCGTCACGCCTCCGCAAAAAACTGCTGTTGATTATTCTTTAAGAGAAGAAGATTTTCATCAAAAAACTTACAACCATCAGCCAGCTACTTCCATTATACCTACAATTACAGTAAATATCGACTTGAATGAATGGAAGGGTCATCGAATTTTGGCATCGCGTAATAATCAGTACTATCCGGGAGTTATTAAAAATGCCGTTGATGAAGACTTATTTATCATGTTGGATTCGGAACCAGAGATATATAAATTTAGTAATATTCTGTCTAGCAGAAAATTTGATGTTATAAGTGATGCAAGCCCCTCGTCTACGCAAATAACCGTGGACACGAAAGTGTGTTTTCGACGTCCAAATGCCATGAACCTGAGTCAATCGGAAACCGCGTCCAATGTGTTTTATATTGGAACAATAAGTAGGATTCTATTGAAGCCTACACGATTTGTTGTAGAAATGttaacgaaaaatgaaaattatattgttAAAAGAGCTGATCTAAGGCTTATTCGACCTCCTTGGTGGGACGAGATCGAAGAAACGTTTGAAGATCAGAAGAGTTTAAGTTTTGAATCTAATG AAAATACTTCCATGTGCAATAATTTGGAATCGTCTAATCCTTTAATCCAATCAAACAAATCGTCGCAAATTAGTCACGTTTCCGGTGACAAAGTTAAATGTTATTATCGAACCACTGGAACCAGTCCGTTTATGCCGCTTATGAGCGGTATCCAATCTACTTCTAATCTTGTATCTAATAGTGCCGATCCTCCGTATGATGACTTTGAAAGCGAAGATGACTTAGACAAAGAAGACATAGCTTTCACGCTTGATGGAG ACGTGAAATTGTCTGGAAGTAGTAAACGTAGCAGCATGCAAAGTCGTGGTAGTACAAGCAGCCTTATTGAGCAACGTAGTATAACACCACGTTCACAGGCAGCTACCCCCAG ATCTCAGGCAGCTACTCcgcataaatataaaaaaggagATGTTGTCGTCACACCTAGTGGTATACGTAAGAAGTTTAATGGTAAACAATGGCGACGTTTATGTAGTAAAGATCCATGTACTAAAGAGAGTCAGCGGCGTGGATTTTGTTCTCGACATCTGAGCTTAAAAGGATCGGGTCTTCGAGGACCAAGCGGTAACTTCTCTGGTAAAATTGACTGTGAAGACACATCGCGTGATTCGGATACATCTCCAAATTATGCGGAAAGACGAGTAGCCGGTCGTTTTGATCAAGATGAAACTGAAGCCGCGAATATGTTAG tatCTCTTGGAAGTTCAAGGTCTGCAACGCCTGCTTTTTCATCTCCCACTGGTCAGGCGTCTATAAGTCCGTGTGTAAATAATTCGCCAGTGCAAGCTCTTGGACTAAATCAAAATAACGTATTCATGCCAATATCAAATCCTGAAAAGAATATGACATCTTTAGTATCGCCAAATATAAGTAAATGGAAACAATCTCCGACTCAAACTAATTATTTGGTTCAATACAATGATCAACCAGTAATTAAACCAGAACCGAATCGGATGATTTTTCCATCGAAGCCGTCACCGCCAATTATAAACTCAGTCACTACTAGTATTGGTACTAGCGTGATAAGGATTTCCCCGGTTGGCGGGAGAACGACCAATAATCATCAAAACATAAGTCTTTGGCCGGAAAGAAACAATGCCATATTTAAACATACAATAGCTTGTTCTTCTGCTCAAGAAAATGTTATGATTCTTCAGGACGTATTAACATCAACGCCGAATCGTTCTATCAATTCTGATTTAAACGATTCACATACACTAAACAGATCTCAATCGCCAATAATATCTACATTTCAAGACCATAGAATGAACCATGAAGACGTTATAGTAGATTCTAGTGATAACATACATCCATATACAGGCCATGTTAACAAGCCTTCTATGAACGTTGTTAATCAACGTTTGCAAGCGAATTTCTTGGTAATAAAAAATGGCCCAGatatatctgcacaaaataAAGTAAATCAAGAAGATGTTATAACACCTCAAACTACGGATAATATTAATTCGTTTCAACCAAGGATATATCACGTTGATAATCAACACGAACAATCTTGTTCTCCAAATCCTGTACAgataaaatctataaatatatgtGATCAATTATCGCAACATGAAACTAACCCTCAACAG GAAAGTAAACATGGTGTTTCTGAAGAATCTCATCGAAATCCATCGCCTTTAAGTGTAGTAGTGTCAACTATatcatcaaataaaatttctaCATCAAATAGTATTTTTCAACAAGTTATAGTTCAGCCTGCAGGTGTGCCGTCTTTCAATCCAAAAGGACTTATTATAACGGATGAAAACAAAGAAAGAGATAACATGCAAA GTTATTCTTGGTCTAGAAGTACGCCAGAAAAAACAATTTCTTTACCACCATCTACTCTAAGTCCTCCATTAAGTGCTCCTCCGGTGTCCATAGctcttaataaaaaaataaaagaaaaccaCGTGCCAGAACCTCTAATCcagcaagaagaagaagaagatgatgATGTTTTTGAAGCTGAAGGCTCCTTAGCTACCACAAATGAAGCCAATGCGACGAAAAGGCGGTGTCATTCGCTTAGTGCGTTACAATCGAAGGATCTTCAAAGTCCAACTAAG ATAAAAGATAGAATACGACGACCAATGAATGCTTTTATGATATTCTCCAAGAGGCATAGAGGTGTTGTCCACCAACGACATCCCAATCAAGATAACAGAACAGTTTCGAAGATTCTCGGCGAGTGGTGGTATGCTTTAGGAccagaagaaaaacaaaaataccaTGACTTGGCTTCAGAAGTAAAGGAAGCTCATTTTAAGGCTCATCCAGATTGGAAATGGTGCAGTAAGGATAGACGGAAATCTTCTACAAgcctaaaaataaatgaaatgcgTGGTAAACTGAACAGTACCGGAGAAGAACTTGAAATGGGTGCACCAGATGATGTTCCCTTGACTTCAAAAGTATTAGACGAATGTATTAGCACAAAAAGCATCGTTGCAGATGACAACAAATCTATGGAa GTGACAAAAAGTCATTCTCAAAGCTTACAAGAGCTTTCAAAAGATGTTGACCAAACAGAGCCTTCTCTTAGTCGAGATGAAGAAAAAGGTCATTTAGATAATAGTCAAATAGTTATATGTGAAGATAATTCATGTAAAGAAAGTTTAAAGTGTAAACATAACTTACAAATAGATGTTGATAATGAAAGTCATGAAGATTGTCGTAAATGTTTTACATCATCCAACAGTCGTACTTCtatgaaaaaagaagaagtaaCTTGTCGGCCAAAACCAATTAAAG CTCGATTAGCGACCGAGGATGAAGAAGCTCTTAAATATTCACAAAGTACAAGTTTAAAATGTGGGAACATAACAGTTTTATCTGCTAGCTATCCATATTCGAGTCCAGTAAATCCTACAGGTGTATCAGGGTTTCAGCCAACTGGTGGAGCTTTCATTACTATGCCGATTTCTCCGAAAATAGTCCAACAAGAACCAGTTAGCAATTGTGAAAAACAATCAACATGTCAGCATActataaataattgtaattgTCGAGTAGGTGATAAGAAAATTCTTCCTTCTACATTTACTACAGATTCTCTGGCGAAATCTAATATATCTACACAAGCTACGCATTATTTACGGGAAGAAAATACTGCTATGTGCAGTAAACAGAAGCCGAAATTTATGTTGACTGTTCTAGAAGATCCAGCTAGTAGTGTAAGCAACATTCATCAAAGTCAATCATATCAAACAGTTAATTCTAACATTCATTGTGTTGGGCAAATTTCGGATG gtacaaagaaaaaagttgatttctTGCAAGTACCTTccaaaaataatgttaaaCCTAATACTGTTATTGTTAATCAATCCTTGCATGTTTtggaaaataatcataatttttcaaattatcgCACAATATGCCACACTTCTCCTCCAGAAGATacgaaaaaatcattcaacCCTTCACCCAATGTAACTTCCTTATATG GTACTGTTAGTTTTAATGAACAAAACAAAACTTCCGAGGACAAAAATGTATTACCAGAATTGAGTTACAGTAACGCAACTTATAATCAGAATTTTGAGAAAGCAAAGACGAAAAAAGATAGTGCTCTTGGTACGCAAAACGATTCATTAGATTCCGCCAATGAAAATAACAAAGGCGTCTTCACGCTGGCACCTACACCAGCACAATTAGGAAAAGCTCCGTTACAAAAGAGACAATCATCAG CAGTGCCTTCTTCAACTGTTTCGAGAGATACAAATTCCGCAAATTCGTCTCAAAATTCTGATAGTGATATGTCGTCATGTATAACACATTCAGATTTACAGGAAAAACAAACCTCTGTAGGTGATGCTCTGGTGTCACCTACCAATTCTGGTAAAAAAATGTCTTTCTTCAAGAAAACTGTAGAAGATGGCATGGATAA AGTTCTCGAACAAGTAAACTTCCGACAAAAATTCTCATCTTTACCCGAGTTTAAGCCAGAAGGTATAAATAGTCCTAGTGCAATAAGTTTAAATATTACGACGTCAACAAGTAATTCCACGAATCAACAAAATTATCGAAGGAATCCGTTATTAACTCCGATTCGATTTTCAG ttcatAATAAAGAAGAGTCCGACAGCTCAGTGTCTATTACTCCAAACACAACGTCGAGTATCAAACTCACGGGAAACACGTTTTTCGGACCTGACTTTAATATCGAGGAGTATCAGGCCCATCCTGACTTAGTAATAAACGACAGTGAGAATTCACCTCATACTCCGAAAACACCCAGCAGTGCCGTTATTAATGTTGGAAAAGAAACTGAGCGCGGTCATCGAAAAGTACTGGAACAGCGAAGGCAACTTGTCATGCAATTATTTCAAGAGCATGGATACTTTCCATCGACCCAAGCAACATCAGCATTTCAAGCTAAGCATACAGATGTATTTCCAACTAAGACGACTTTACAGCTGAAAATTCGCGAGGTTCGTCAAAAGTTGAAAGCTAATTCTACACCAATCAGTGCTAATAATCTGATTAGTCCACAACCTGTTTGTGAAGGGACTtccaataataataata GTAATTCTCCCAATGTTTCATCAGCGATTGGTGTCTCATTCTCACCACCAATAAATACCAGTGGTAGCTAG
- the LOC100123997 gene encoding putative transcription factor capicua isoform X2: MLNADPEKYGSNYQECSYPDTLAHNPSSREMEDSVLRPPVAKKTISDPAVSAKKLPKKRKFIPSELDELENINNSYGSSIITNPNPEPTVMVSSIPMPEPIQKPPAKTNEVYQLLTNPVVTPPQKTAVDYSLREEDFHQKTYNHQPATSIIPTITVNIDLNEWKGHRILASRNNQYYPGVIKNAVDEDLFIMLDSEPEIYKFSNILSSRKFDVISDASPSSTQITVDTKVCFRRPNAMNLSQSETASNVFYIGTISRILLKPTRFVVEMLTKNENYIVKRADLRLIRPPWWDEIEETFEDQKSLSFESNENTSMCNNLESSNPLIQSNKSSQISHVSGDKVKCYYRTTGTSPFMPLMSGIQSTSNLVSNSADPPYDDFESEDDLDKEDIAFTLDGDVKLSGSSKRSSMQSRGSTSSLIEQRSITPRSQAATPRSQAATPHKYKKGDVVVTPSGIRKKFNGKQWRRLCSKDPCTKESQRRGFCSRHLSLKGSGLRGPSGNFSGKIDCEDTSRDSDTSPNYAERRVAGRFDQDETEAANMLVSLGSSRSATPAFSSPTGQASISPCVNNSPVQALGLNQNNVFMPISNPEKNMTSLVSPNISKWKQSPTQTNYLVQYNDQPVIKPEPNRMIFPSKPSPPIINSVTTSIGTSVIRISPVGGRTTNNHQNISLWPERNNAIFKHTIACSSAQENVMILQDVLTSTPNRSINSDLNDSHTLNRSQSPIISTFQDHRMNHEDVIVDSSDNIHPYTGHVNKPSMNVVNQRLQANFLVIKNGPDISAQNKVNQEDVITPQTTDNINSFQPRIYHVDNQHEQSCSPNPVQIKSINICDQLSQHETNPQQESKHGVSEESHRNPSPLSVVVSTISSNKISTSNSIFQQVIVQPAGVPSFNPKGLIITDENKERDNMQSYSWSRSTPEKTISLPPSTLSPPLSAPPVSIALNKKIKENHVPEPLIQQEEEEDDDVFEAEGSLATTNEANATKRRCHSLSALQSKDLQSPTKIKDRIRRPMNAFMIFSKRHRGVVHQRHPNQDNRTVSKILGEWWYALGPEEKQKYHDLASEVKEAHFKAHPDWKWCSKDRRKSSTSLKINEMRGKLNSTGEELEMGAPDDVPLTSKVLDECISTKSIVADDNKSMEVTKSHSQSLQELSKDVDQTEPSLSRDEEKGHLDNSQIVICEDNSCKESLKCKHNLQIDVDNESHEDCRKCFTSSNSRTSMKKEEVTCRPKPIKARLATEDEEALKYSQSTSLKCGNITVLSASYPYSSPVNPTGVSGFQPTGGAFITMPISPKIVQQEPVSNCEKQSTCQHTINNCNCRVGDKKILPSTFTTDSLAKSNISTQATHYLREENTAMCSKQKPKFMLTVLEDPASSVSNIHQSQSYQTVNSNIHCVGQISDGTKKKVDFLQVPSKNNVKPNTVIVNQSLHVLENNHNFSNYRTICHTSPPEDTKKSFNPSPNVTSLYGTVSFNEQNKTSEDKNVLPELSYSNATYNQNFEKAKTKKDSALGTQNDSLDSANENNKGVFTLAPTPAQLGKAPLQKRQSSVPSSTVSRDTNSANSSQNSDSDMSSCITHSDLQEKQTSVGDALVSPTNSGKKMSFFKKTVEDGMDKVLEQVNFRQKFSSLPEFKPEGINSPSAISLNITTSTSNSTNQQNYRRNPLLTPIRFSVHNKEESDSSVSITPNTTSSIKLTGNTFFGPDFNIEEYQAHPDLVINDSENSPHTPKTPSSAVINVGKETERGHRKVLEQRRQLVMQLFQEHGYFPSTQATSAFQAKHTDVFPTKTTLQLKIREVRQKLKANSTPISANNLISPQPVCEGTSNNNNSNSPNVSSAIGVSFSPPINTSGS, encoded by the exons ATGTTAAATGCGGATCCAGAAAAATATGGGAGCAACTACCAGGAGTGTAGCTATCCCGATACGCTAGCTCACAATCCATCTTCGAGAGAAATGGAGGATTCGGTACTACGACCTCCTGTCGCTAAGAAGACCATCTCCGATCCGGCTGTGAGCGCGAAAAAATTACCGAAGAAGCGCAAGTTCATACCATCGGAACTTGACGAGCTAGAAAACATCAACAATAGCTATGGAAGTTCAATTATTACAAATCCAAACCCTGAGCCCACAGTCATGGTGTCATCCATTCCGATGCCAGAGCCAATACAAAAGCCACCTGCTAAGACGAATGAAGTCTACCAG TTACTTACAAATCCTGTCGTCACGCCTCCGCAAAAAACTGCTGTTGATTATTCTTTAAGAGAAGAAGATTTTCATCAAAAAACTTACAACCATCAGCCAGCTACTTCCATTATACCTACAATTACAGTAAATATCGACTTGAATGAATGGAAGGGTCATCGAATTTTGGCATCGCGTAATAATCAGTACTATCCGGGAGTTATTAAAAATGCCGTTGATGAAGACTTATTTATCATGTTGGATTCGGAACCAGAGATATATAAATTTAGTAATATTCTGTCTAGCAGAAAATTTGATGTTATAAGTGATGCAAGCCCCTCGTCTACGCAAATAACCGTGGACACGAAAGTGTGTTTTCGACGTCCAAATGCCATGAACCTGAGTCAATCGGAAACCGCGTCCAATGTGTTTTATATTGGAACAATAAGTAGGATTCTATTGAAGCCTACACGATTTGTTGTAGAAATGttaacgaaaaatgaaaattatattgttAAAAGAGCTGATCTAAGGCTTATTCGACCTCCTTGGTGGGACGAGATCGAAGAAACGTTTGAAGATCAGAAGAGTTTAAGTTTTGAATCTAATG AAAATACTTCCATGTGCAATAATTTGGAATCGTCTAATCCTTTAATCCAATCAAACAAATCGTCGCAAATTAGTCACGTTTCCGGTGACAAAGTTAAATGTTATTATCGAACCACTGGAACCAGTCCGTTTATGCCGCTTATGAGCGGTATCCAATCTACTTCTAATCTTGTATCTAATAGTGCCGATCCTCCGTATGATGACTTTGAAAGCGAAGATGACTTAGACAAAGAAGACATAGCTTTCACGCTTGATGGAG ACGTGAAATTGTCTGGAAGTAGTAAACGTAGCAGCATGCAAAGTCGTGGTAGTACAAGCAGCCTTATTGAGCAACGTAGTATAACACCACGTTCACAGGCAGCTACCCCCAG ATCTCAGGCAGCTACTCcgcataaatataaaaaaggagATGTTGTCGTCACACCTAGTGGTATACGTAAGAAGTTTAATGGTAAACAATGGCGACGTTTATGTAGTAAAGATCCATGTACTAAAGAGAGTCAGCGGCGTGGATTTTGTTCTCGACATCTGAGCTTAAAAGGATCGGGTCTTCGAGGACCAAGCGGTAACTTCTCTGGTAAAATTGACTGTGAAGACACATCGCGTGATTCGGATACATCTCCAAATTATGCGGAAAGACGAGTAGCCGGTCGTTTTGATCAAGATGAAACTGAAGCCGCGAATATGTTAG tatCTCTTGGAAGTTCAAGGTCTGCAACGCCTGCTTTTTCATCTCCCACTGGTCAGGCGTCTATAAGTCCGTGTGTAAATAATTCGCCAGTGCAAGCTCTTGGACTAAATCAAAATAACGTATTCATGCCAATATCAAATCCTGAAAAGAATATGACATCTTTAGTATCGCCAAATATAAGTAAATGGAAACAATCTCCGACTCAAACTAATTATTTGGTTCAATACAATGATCAACCAGTAATTAAACCAGAACCGAATCGGATGATTTTTCCATCGAAGCCGTCACCGCCAATTATAAACTCAGTCACTACTAGTATTGGTACTAGCGTGATAAGGATTTCCCCGGTTGGCGGGAGAACGACCAATAATCATCAAAACATAAGTCTTTGGCCGGAAAGAAACAATGCCATATTTAAACATACAATAGCTTGTTCTTCTGCTCAAGAAAATGTTATGATTCTTCAGGACGTATTAACATCAACGCCGAATCGTTCTATCAATTCTGATTTAAACGATTCACATACACTAAACAGATCTCAATCGCCAATAATATCTACATTTCAAGACCATAGAATGAACCATGAAGACGTTATAGTAGATTCTAGTGATAACATACATCCATATACAGGCCATGTTAACAAGCCTTCTATGAACGTTGTTAATCAACGTTTGCAAGCGAATTTCTTGGTAATAAAAAATGGCCCAGatatatctgcacaaaataAAGTAAATCAAGAAGATGTTATAACACCTCAAACTACGGATAATATTAATTCGTTTCAACCAAGGATATATCACGTTGATAATCAACACGAACAATCTTGTTCTCCAAATCCTGTACAgataaaatctataaatatatgtGATCAATTATCGCAACATGAAACTAACCCTCAACAG GAAAGTAAACATGGTGTTTCTGAAGAATCTCATCGAAATCCATCGCCTTTAAGTGTAGTAGTGTCAACTATatcatcaaataaaatttctaCATCAAATAGTATTTTTCAACAAGTTATAGTTCAGCCTGCAGGTGTGCCGTCTTTCAATCCAAAAGGACTTATTATAACGGATGAAAACAAAGAAAGAGATAACATGCAAA GTTATTCTTGGTCTAGAAGTACGCCAGAAAAAACAATTTCTTTACCACCATCTACTCTAAGTCCTCCATTAAGTGCTCCTCCGGTGTCCATAGctcttaataaaaaaataaaagaaaaccaCGTGCCAGAACCTCTAATCcagcaagaagaagaagaagatgatgATGTTTTTGAAGCTGAAGGCTCCTTAGCTACCACAAATGAAGCCAATGCGACGAAAAGGCGGTGTCATTCGCTTAGTGCGTTACAATCGAAGGATCTTCAAAGTCCAACTAAG ATAAAAGATAGAATACGACGACCAATGAATGCTTTTATGATATTCTCCAAGAGGCATAGAGGTGTTGTCCACCAACGACATCCCAATCAAGATAACAGAACAGTTTCGAAGATTCTCGGCGAGTGGTGGTATGCTTTAGGAccagaagaaaaacaaaaataccaTGACTTGGCTTCAGAAGTAAAGGAAGCTCATTTTAAGGCTCATCCAGATTGGAAATGGTGCAGTAAGGATAGACGGAAATCTTCTACAAgcctaaaaataaatgaaatgcgTGGTAAACTGAACAGTACCGGAGAAGAACTTGAAATGGGTGCACCAGATGATGTTCCCTTGACTTCAAAAGTATTAGACGAATGTATTAGCACAAAAAGCATCGTTGCAGATGACAACAAATCTATGGAa GTGACAAAAAGTCATTCTCAAAGCTTACAAGAGCTTTCAAAAGATGTTGACCAAACAGAGCCTTCTCTTAGTCGAGATGAAGAAAAAGGTCATTTAGATAATAGTCAAATAGTTATATGTGAAGATAATTCATGTAAAGAAAGTTTAAAGTGTAAACATAACTTACAAATAGATGTTGATAATGAAAGTCATGAAGATTGTCGTAAATGTTTTACATCATCCAACAGTCGTACTTCtatgaaaaaagaagaagtaaCTTGTCGGCCAAAACCAATTAAAG CTCGATTAGCGACCGAGGATGAAGAAGCTCTTAAATATTCACAAAGTACAAGTTTAAAATGTGGGAACATAACAGTTTTATCTGCTAGCTATCCATATTCGAGTCCAGTAAATCCTACAGGTGTATCAGGGTTTCAGCCAACTGGTGGAGCTTTCATTACTATGCCGATTTCTCCGAAAATAGTCCAACAAGAACCAGTTAGCAATTGTGAAAAACAATCAACATGTCAGCATActataaataattgtaattgTCGAGTAGGTGATAAGAAAATTCTTCCTTCTACATTTACTACAGATTCTCTGGCGAAATCTAATATATCTACACAAGCTACGCATTATTTACGGGAAGAAAATACTGCTATGTGCAGTAAACAGAAGCCGAAATTTATGTTGACTGTTCTAGAAGATCCAGCTAGTAGTGTAAGCAACATTCATCAAAGTCAATCATATCAAACAGTTAATTCTAACATTCATTGTGTTGGGCAAATTTCGGATG gtacaaagaaaaaagttgatttctTGCAAGTACCTTccaaaaataatgttaaaCCTAATACTGTTATTGTTAATCAATCCTTGCATGTTTtggaaaataatcataatttttcaaattatcgCACAATATGCCACACTTCTCCTCCAGAAGATacgaaaaaatcattcaacCCTTCACCCAATGTAACTTCCTTATATG GTACTGTTAGTTTTAATGAACAAAACAAAACTTCCGAGGACAAAAATGTATTACCAGAATTGAGTTACAGTAACGCAACTTATAATCAGAATTTTGAGAAAGCAAAGACGAAAAAAGATAGTGCTCTTGGTACGCAAAACGATTCATTAGATTCCGCCAATGAAAATAACAAAGGCGTCTTCACGCTGGCACCTACACCAGCACAATTAGGAAAAGCTCCGTTACAAAAGAGACAATCATCAG TGCCTTCTTCAACTGTTTCGAGAGATACAAATTCCGCAAATTCGTCTCAAAATTCTGATAGTGATATGTCGTCATGTATAACACATTCAGATTTACAGGAAAAACAAACCTCTGTAGGTGATGCTCTGGTGTCACCTACCAATTCTGGTAAAAAAATGTCTTTCTTCAAGAAAACTGTAGAAGATGGCATGGATAA AGTTCTCGAACAAGTAAACTTCCGACAAAAATTCTCATCTTTACCCGAGTTTAAGCCAGAAGGTATAAATAGTCCTAGTGCAATAAGTTTAAATATTACGACGTCAACAAGTAATTCCACGAATCAACAAAATTATCGAAGGAATCCGTTATTAACTCCGATTCGATTTTCAG ttcatAATAAAGAAGAGTCCGACAGCTCAGTGTCTATTACTCCAAACACAACGTCGAGTATCAAACTCACGGGAAACACGTTTTTCGGACCTGACTTTAATATCGAGGAGTATCAGGCCCATCCTGACTTAGTAATAAACGACAGTGAGAATTCACCTCATACTCCGAAAACACCCAGCAGTGCCGTTATTAATGTTGGAAAAGAAACTGAGCGCGGTCATCGAAAAGTACTGGAACAGCGAAGGCAACTTGTCATGCAATTATTTCAAGAGCATGGATACTTTCCATCGACCCAAGCAACATCAGCATTTCAAGCTAAGCATACAGATGTATTTCCAACTAAGACGACTTTACAGCTGAAAATTCGCGAGGTTCGTCAAAAGTTGAAAGCTAATTCTACACCAATCAGTGCTAATAATCTGATTAGTCCACAACCTGTTTGTGAAGGGACTtccaataataataata GTAATTCTCCCAATGTTTCATCAGCGATTGGTGTCTCATTCTCACCACCAATAAATACCAGTGGTAGCTAG